In the genome of Streptomyces lydicus, the window CGGCCGAGTCGGAGGCTGAGGTCGGGGCTGAAGCGTCCGAGGGCGTCGAAGCGTCCGAGGGGGCTGGGGCGTCGGAGGCGTCTGAGCAGCCTCAGGAGGCCGCTGAGGCTGCTGAGGGCGCCGGTGGCGGCGGGGGTGGCGATGAGCGACTTCGGGCCGCTGTGGCCGCCTGGGTCGCCGGGAAGGACGATGAGGACGGCGAGGGTGCCGAGGGCGGCGCTGAGGATGCCGAGGCCGGCGCCGAGGGCGCCGAGGCCGGTGATGCCGGTGACGGCGGCGCTGATGGTGACGCCGGTGCTGATGGTGATGCTGAGGGTGCCGTCGCCAAGTCGGACGTGAAGCAGGGAGAAGAGTTGGCGGCGGGGCCCGGAGCGGAGCCGGAAGCGGCGCCCAAGAAGGCTGCGCCCAAGAAGGCTGCGTCCGGGAAGGCTGCGCCCAAGAAGGCCGCGTCCGGGAAGGTTGAGTCCGACGGGGAAGGTGAGCCGTCGTCCAAGGCCGAGTCGTCGTCCAAGGTCGAGGCCGAGTCCGCGGCCGAGGTCGTCGATCAGCCGACCGCCGTCTTCAAGAGCATTGGGCAGCAGAAGGGCAAGTCCGACGGGAAGGCTGACGGGAAGGCCGGTGCTGCGCCTGAGGGCAAGGGCAAGGGCAAGGCTGGGGTCGATGGCAAGACCGACAGCAAGACCGATGGCAAGGCTGACGGCGAGGGCGGCGGTGAGCGGGATGGCGATGCCGATGCCGATGCCGAGGGAACGGCGGTGGATGAAGCCACCCGCGTGTTTGCTGTCGCGAAGCTGAAGGGGAAGGGTGCGGCGGCCGACGCCGTCGACCAGGCGACCAAGTCGTTCAAGATCACCCCGCCTGCCAGGGGCGAGGACGCGGCCAAGGTCACGCCCCCGGCGAAGAGCAAGGCCGCCGCCGAGGGCAAGGACGCTGCCAAGGGCAAGGCAGAGGGCAAGGCAGAGGGCAAGGCAAAGGACAAGGCAGAGGGCGAGGCCAAGACCGGCGCCAAGGGCGACGCCAAGGCTGGTGCCAAGGACGACGCCAAGGACGACGCCAAGGCGGCGCGTGGTCCCGAGCGGGACTCCGAGCGGACGAGTCAGTTCGTGGCGCTGAAGTCGGCGGACGACGGTACCGCCGGCAAGTCGCTGGGCAAGACGGCGCCCAAGACGCCTGCCCGTACGTCCGACAAGGCCGTGGAGCAGCCTTCGGACAAGGCGGCGGGCAAGACGTCCGACAAGCCCGTCGGCAAGGTCACCGACAAGGCTGCCGACAAGGCTGCGGACAAGACGGAGGCGAAGCCGGAGGGCAAGGCCGCCGGTGCGCTCCCCGCCGCCAAGCCTGCCGACAAGGCCACCGACAAGCCCGCCGAAACGGCCGCGCCGTCCAAGCCCGCCGGCCGGCCTGGCGCCATGCCGTCCGCCGCCACCGGAGCCACGGCTGCCGCCGCTCCCGGCGCGCTGCCCGAGTCGGAGCGGACCAAGCAGGAGCCCCTGCCGCCGCTCGATCTCCTGGCGCAGCTCACCAACACCCCGCCACCCCCCGAGACACCGCTGCGCACGGTCGTCCGCCGGTTCAAGATCTGGACCCCGCTGGCGGTGCTGCTGGTGATCATCTTCGTGGTCGCCCAGGCGGTGCGCCCGCTGCCCGACCCGACGCTCACCGTCGGCGACGCCGCGTCCTCGTTCACCTTCGAGGGCGGCAAGCTCGCCGTCCCGTGGCCCGCGGAGGGGCAGGCAGCCATCAAGGTGGTGGGTTCCGGGGACGTGGGGACGTTCGGCCCGCAGAAGCCGGTGCCCACCGCGAGCGTGGCCAAGATCATGACGGCCTATGTCGTCCTCCGGGACCACCCGCTCAAGAAGGACGAGAAGGGCCCGCGGATCGAGGTCGACGCCAAGGCGGTGACCGAGGGCGGATCCAAGCACGAGTCGCGGATCATGGGGCTCCGGGCGGGGCAGAAGTTCAGCCAGCAGGATCTGCTGAAGATGCTGATGATCCCGTCCGGCAACAACATCGCCCGGCTGCTGGCCCGTTGGGACACCAAGTCCAGCGACGAGGCAGCGTTCGTGAAGAAGATGAACGCCGCCGCCAAGGACCTGGGCATGAAGAACACCACCTACACCGACCCCAGCGGCCTGGACTCCAAGACCGTCAGCACCGCGGTCGACCAGCTCAAGCTGGCCGAGGCCGTCATGAAGTTCGACGCCTTCCGGCCGATCGTCGCCATGCCCAACGCCGAGATCCCGGGCCTGTCGGAGCGGCTCATCAACAACAACGACAATCTGCTGCTGGCGGGCCTGAGCATCAAGGGCATCAAGACGGGCTCCAGCACGGCGGCCGGCGGCACGCTGTCCTGGGCGGCCTACAAGACCGTCGACGGCAAGGACCGGCTGATACTGGGCGCGATGATGGACCAGCACTTCAAGGGCCTGGACCCCGACGGCTCCAACAGCCTCACGATGGTCAAGGAGAACAGCAAGAAGGTCATCGAGGCCGTACGCAACGCGCTGACCTCGGCCACGGCCGTGAAGAAGGGCCAGGTCGTCGGCTATGTCGACGACGGCCTGAACGGAAGCACGCCGGTCGTCGCCACCAAGGACCTGAAGGCGGTCGGCGTCCCGGGCCAGAAGCTGAGGTTGAGCGTCGGTGACGGGGGCAAGATGGTCCCGCACACCGCGAAGGCCGGTACCGAGGTCGGTGAGCTGACCGTCGGCAACGGCGAGAGCATGCAGAAGGTGCCGGTCGCCCTGCAGAAGGACCTCGTCGAGCCGTCCTTCGGCGCGAAGCTGATCCGCATCACCTGAGCGGGCCGGGGGCCGCGGGCGAACGTCCTGCCCGCGGCCCCCGGATCGCCGTACCCGGCCCCTGGTCCCCCGGCCCCGTCCGGTGCCGGGGGCCCCTGCCTTTCCGACTGTCTGTCCGTCCGTCCCGCGCGTGACCGGAGTCCGTCATCGACGTAGCGCAAGCGCAGAAGACGTACGTGTCCGCCGCGGCCGCCCGCAGCGCGTGGGCGGCGCAGAGCGCGGTGGTGCTGTTGCCCTCCGGGCTGATGTTGCTCCTGGGGGCGTGGGGGATCCGCCGGCAGGACGCCATATGGCGGGACGAGGCGGTCACTTACGACATGGCGCACCGCAGCCTGGCCGACCTGTGGCCCACGCTGCAGCACGTCGATGTCGTCCACGGCCTCTACTACGCGCTGATGCACCTCTGGTTCCGCGTCTACGACGTCGCCCTCGGCGGCGCCTTCGGCGAGGCCGTCGGCCTGCGGCTGCCGTCCGTGGCCGCGATGACCGCCGCCGCTGCGGGCGTTGCCCTGCTGGGGGAGCGCCTGGTCGGGCGGCGGGCGGGGCTGTCGGCGGGTTGCACCTTCGCGCTGATCCCGGTGGTGCAGCAGTACGCGCAGGAGGGCCGCTCGTATGCGACGGTCTGTGCGCTGGTCGTCTGGGCGAGCTATCTGCTGGTGCGGGCCGCGGCCCGCCCGCGCCGAAAGCTGTGGCTCGGCTATACGGCGCTGATGCTGTTCGCCTGCCTGCTGCACGAGTTCGCCTCGCTGGCCCTGCCCGCGCACGGCGCCGCGGTGATCCTCGCGCGGCTGCCTGGCCGGACACGGCGCGCCTGGCTGCTCTCCTCGGGCACCGTCCTCGCCGGGCTGGCCCCGCTCGCGGTGTTCAGCACCCGGCAGTCCGCGCAGACCAGCTGGCTCATGTGGCCGGACCCCGTCCAACTGCTGACCTTCGCCGTGCTCGCGGTCCTCGGTCTCGTCTGCGCCCGCGTCCGGGTCCGCTCCCGCGGCCCGATCGGACTGCGCGCCCTCGGCATCCCCCTGCTGCTCCTTCCCACCCTCCTCCTGCTGCTCCTCTCCCATGTCGAACCGGCCTATGTGGACCGCTATGTCCTCTACTACGTCGTCGGGTTCGCACTGCTCGCGGGCGCCGCGCTGGCGCGGCTGCTGCGGCCGGCCGGTGAGCTCGGCCAGACCCGTGGCCGGCGGCTGCGGCGGATGACGGCGGTGGCCGTGGTGCCGGCCGTGCTGCTGCCCGTCAACGTCCATCTGCGCAGCCCGGACAGCCGGGTCGACGATGTCACCGCGATCGCGCACGCCGTGCACGAGGTGGCCGAGCCGGGCGACGGCCTGTTGTTCATGCCGTCCCGCAGGCGGATCTGGCGGGCGACCCTGCCGGACGACTTCCGCGGGCTGCGCGATCTCGCCCAGGCCGAGAGCCCGCCCGCCTCCCACACCCTCTACGGCACCGAGCGGTCCGGCGAGGCGATCCGCGACCGGATGCTGGCCGTCCGCCGGATCGTCGTCGCCGGCGACCCCGACGGGCAGCCGGTCGATGACAACGACCAGGAGATCGCCAAACGGTCCACGCTGCACACCGCGTTCGAGGTCTGCCGCACGCTCCAGGTCAGGGGCGCCCGGATCACGGTGTACGGGCGGGCGGCGGGGGATTGCGCGGGGTCGGGGGCCGCGGTGGCGGATGCCGGCCGTCAGTCCGTGAGGCCGTCAAAGCAGTCAAGGCCGTCAAGGCCGTAGAGGGTCCCTGGGCCCCTGAGGCTCCCGGGCCCCCAGCGCCCCCAGCGCCCCCAGCGCCCCAGGCTCCGCGGCCACGCGCAGGAAACGACGGTCGCCGTCCTGGACACGCCCGTACGGACCTGCCGCCCGCAGCACCACCTCCAGCACGGCCGCCGGATCCGCCGCGTAACAGTGCGCGAAGTACGGCATATTGGCCTCCACCACGGCCCATCCACCCCCGTCCAGCCGCCCCACATCGACCGCCGCCGCACTCGGCAGCGGAGCGAGCGCCGTCAGCCGGGCGGCGAAGGCGCGGACGTCCGGGGCGTACGGGTCGTCGTCCAGCGGCGCGGGGTCCAGGCGGCCGTGGACGGCGTAGCGGGTGGCCGTGACCAGGGCGCCGTCCAGGAGGAACAGCCGGTACTCGGCGACGAAGGAGACGACCTCCGAGACGAGCACCGGAGTCTGCGGGGCGGCCGGCGGCAGCCGCGCCCCGCAGGCCACCACACCCGGCGGGAAGGACTTGTCACTCGGCGGTTTGGCGAAGAACGCTCCGGTACGCCGTGACGCTTGCGCGTGTGTCGTCAACTCGATCCTGCGAAGGGTGAGTTGACGTGGAAGCCGGGCCGGCCAGTCGTCCGGAGGGTCCAGCAGGCCCAGCCGCAGTGGTCCGGCGACGCGGTCGGCGGTGCGCGGCCCGCCGTACCAGTGCACCGACCGCCCGGCCAGTGCGCGCAGGGTGTCCGGCCCGGTCAAGGTCACCGTTTCGAGGCCGCGGCGGGCGGCCGCCGCGTTCAGCAGGACGGCGGTGCTGGTGCGCTGTGCCGAGGTCAGCAGCACGGGAGCGGCGGGGGCGCGGCGCCGGGACGCCGTCATGATCCTTGCGGCGGGCGGAAGCTGCGGACGAGCTCGATGCGCCCGACGATATGCCGGTTGAACTCCTCCAGCTCCTCCGCGGGGACCCACAGTTCGAGGATCGTCTCGCCGCCCGCCTGCCGCACCGGATAGCGCTCGGCGAAGTCCGCCTCGATCTCGAAGCGGGTGACATGGCCGACGCCGGAAGCCGGCACGTTCCAGTCGCGGGCGATCCGTATCGCGTAGTCCTCGTTGAGCACGGGGTAGAAGATCGGCTGGTCGGGCAGGCGGGGCGGCCAGGCGCGCCAGCCGGAGGCCTCGACCAGGGCCAGCTCCTCGGGGCCGGTGGGGCGCCAGAGGGTGAGGGTGGCGGGCGTGGTCCCGTCCGGGCGCGGCGTCTCGATCATGCTCGTACGGTACGGGGGAGGGGAGGGCGGGGCACCGGGATTTCGGGGTTGGGGGCTCGGCACTCGGACCGCCCCCTCACAGCACTCAGACCGCCCCCTCACATCAGATCGGCCGCCGCCCCGTCGATTCCCAGCAGGTCCCGCAGCGCCGTCGCTCCGTCCGGGGTGAGACGCACGGCCCGGCCGCTGCCGATCCGGCGGACCCAGTGCCGGTGCAGCAGGCGGTCGCAGAGCCGGGCGCCGGCCGTGCCCGCGAGGTGGGTCCGGCGCTCGGTCCAGTCCAGGCAGCCACGGGCCTGGGGCCGTCGGCCCGTACGCAGCGTGGCCGGCTCGATCCCCAGGCCGTCGGTGAGCCACTGCCGCCCGGCGTCGGTGAGCGCGAACCCGCCGTCCTGGTCGAGCAGTCCCCGCCCGGTCATGGCGTCGGTGATCGTCACACCGAGCCGGCCCGCCAGGTGGTCGTAACAGGTGCGGCCCCGGGCGAGCGCGGCGGAAGTGCTCACGGCGCGCAGACCGCGGGGCCGCTCGGCCGGCGGGTCGAGCTGTGCGATCAGGGATTCCAGCAGCTCGGCGACGCGCGGACCGGCGAGCTGGACGTAACGGTGGCGGCCCTGGCGGCGCTCCACCAGCAGCCCGCCCTCGGTGAGCCGGGTCAGATGCTCGCTCGCCGTCGAGGGCGCGACCTGCGCATACGTGGCCAGCTCGCCGGCCGTCCAGGCCCGGCCGTCGAGCAGGGCCAGGCAGAAGGACGCCCGGGTGCGGTCCGCGAGCAGTGCGGCCAGCCGTGCGAGCTCGGAGCTGTACGCCGGAGTGGTCATGACTCCATTGTCCGCCGCGAGTCTTCGGCGCCTGCCGAAGGGACTGCGGCCTACGGTGCCCGTATGAGCACCTCCCCGGAGTACGCCACCTTCCACTTCCATGCGCTGCACCATGCCGACCAGCCGCTGCTGCTGCCCAATGCCTGGGACGTCATCTCGGCCGTCGCGCTCGCCGGGGCCGGATACGCGGCGGTCGGCACCACGAGCCTGGGCGTCGCCGCGGCTCATGGCTATCCGGACGGGCGGGCGCTCGCCGAGGCCCGCGACGCGACGCTGGCCCTGGCGCTGCGGCTCAATGGCCGGCTGTCCTGCCCGTACACCGTCGATGTGGAGGGCGGATTCGGCGGCGACGCCGGCCAAGTGGGAGATCTGGCCGCCGAGTTGGCGGAGGCCGGGGCGGCCGGGCTGAACCTGGAGGACGGGCTGCCCGGCGGCGAGGGGCTGCAGGATCCGGTCCGCCAGGCCGAATTGCTCAGCGCGGTGAAGGAGCGGGCGCCGGGCCTGTTCCTCAATGCCCGGATCGACACCCACTGGCTGACGGACAGCCCGCCGCCGCTGTCGGTGACGCTCGCGCGCGCCGAGCGCTATCTGGCGGCGGGCGCGGACGGCATCTTCGTACCGGGCGTCGTCGCCGACGAGGAGGTGTCGGCGCTGGTCGCCGGGATCCCCGCGCCGCTGAACATCCTCTTCGCCCCCGGACGGCACACCGTCAGCCGTCTGGCCGACCTCGGCGTACGCCGCATCAGCACCGGTTCGCTGCTGTTCCGTACGGCGCTGCAGGCGACCCTCACGGCGGCGGACGCGATCCGTACGGGGCGACGGCCCACGGATGCGGCCGGGGCGGGGGAGGGCGGCGAGGCGCTGGGCTACGAGGCGCTGGGCTACGAGGAGGTGCAGCGGCTGGTGGTGGGGGAGGAGGCGTAGCCGGACCGGGGACTGTGAAGACGGGCCCTACTAGGCTTCCTGGCGTCCCCGGCCGCCGTGGCGCCGACGGTGCACGGCGATGACCGCGCCGGCCACGCCCAGCGCACCCGCACCGCCTATCACCCCGGCCTTGGGCAGATGGCCGGCCTTCTCGGCCAGCCCGGCCAGCCCGTTGTCGGGCAGCATGATCGAGGTACGGCTCTCCGTGGGCGCGGTGGAGTCGGCGGCGAAGGCGGCGCCCGCGGGAAGCAGCAGGACGGCCAGCGCACCGGTCGCGACGGTGGCGGTACGGATCATGGAGCGGTGCTGGGCCCGCATGGGTACTCCTCGTCGTGGGCGGCTGGTGCCGCCGTAGGGGCGTGGTGACTAAGGAGCACGCTACGGAGCGTCCTTAACGGTAATCCGTACGTTGTGTAACAGTCGCTGTGATCTCTGGGAGTGGTCGTGTGAAGAAACGCCCACCCGGAGGGGCAAAGGCTCCCACAAGCCGCCGGAATGGCCGATCCAAAGATTCCGTCTGTCGTCGTCTTGGATAGCTTTGTGTCAGGTTACGTCCTTGCATATGGCGCTTTCTATGTGAGTGGTCACGTCGAGTGGTCACGTCGAGCGGTCATGTCGAGCGGTCACGTCGAGTGGGCGACTCCACTGGGCGTATGTGTATCGCGCTGCGGGCAGGGCCGCGCAGCGGCACGGCGCGGAGGCGCGGAGGGCGCGTAGGCGCAGGGCGTGAAGGTGTGGAGGTGCGAAGGCGGTGGCGGCGATATGCGACGGTTGCGACCCGGCACGGCGCGCCCCCGCCGTGTCGCCCGCTTCCCCCTCTCCGCCCTCATCTCACTGGCCTCGCTCGCCCTCCTCGCGACGGGATGCGCGGGTGTGGAGGGGCTGCAGAGCGAGGGGCGAGCCCGGGATGTGGATGCGCCGCTGGTGCTGTGGCCGCACTATTCGCCGGCCCCGCCCGGCCGTGACGAGAATCCGGCGGCCCTGGTGCCCGTACCGCATGTCCCGCGGATCCCCAGTGGCAGCATGGCGGACGCGAACCCGCTCGCCGTCCTCAACGCGGACATCGTCGCGCAGGGCGGGAAGCCGCCCGCCCCGAAGGCGGTGCGCCGGCCCGAGCTGCACGACCTCACCGGCGACGGCAAACCGGACCTGCTCATGGCCGTCAACCTCACGCCTCGCAACAGTGAGCTGCGGGTGTACAGCGTCCGGGGCGCGGTGGTGACGCGGGTGCTCGTGCTGCGTGGGGTGCTGGCCAGCGTCGAGCTGGCGGCCGGGCATCTCGCCATCCGCGAGCCCACCAAGGATCCCCGGTACGTCAGCGTCACCGACTATCTCTGGGACGGCGATTCGATGAGCCTGTGGAACCTCACCCTCGATGACGCCCGCACCTCCCAGACTCCACAGGCCGGCGGCGGCAGCCCATGAGACGCCCGGCGGTCTCCCTCCGCTGGAAGATCGCGCTGACGGTGATGGCGGTGAGCTGCGCGGTCGCCGCAGTCCTCGGGGTCCTCGTCCACAATGCGGTGGCCCGCCAAACCGTCGGCCAGGTCCGCAAGGAGACCAGCGAACACCTCGGCACCGCCCTGGACCTCTTCGAGTACGGCACCTCGCGCGAAGGCCTCAACTCCCTCCTGGATCCGCCCCAACTGCCTGCCGAACTGCGCCGGTTGGCGCGCTCCGGCGAGCGCGGCACCATGGTGGGTACGTATCGGGGCCGTCTCGTCATGTGGGCGGCGGCGCCGGCCGACCGCCACGTCATGGCCGTCTGGTCGCCCTACGGCAACACGCACCGCTCCCTCGACAAACTCGACACCGCCATCCTCGGCTCCGCCGTGCTCGCCGCCGCGGCCGTCGCCCTCGCCGGGCTGTTCCTGGCCCAGCGCATCAGCCGGCGGCTGGCCACCACGGCGGCGGTCGCACGCCGTATCACCGCCGGTGACCTGGACGCCCGGGTCGGCAACGGCGCAGATCAGACGGGCGGCGGGGCGGCCGGGCAGGACGAGGTGGCGGCGGTGGCCGCGGCGCTGGACTCGGTGGCGGGCTCCCTGCAGAGCCGGCTCCAGGCGGAACAGCGCTTCACCGCCGATGTCGCCCATGAGCTCCGGACGCCGCTCACCGGCATCCTCGCCTCGGCCGAGCTGCTGCCGGAGGGCCGGCCCAAGGAGATGATCAACGACCGGCTGCGGGCGCTGCGCCGTCTCACCGAGGACCTGCTGGAGATCTCCCGGCTGGACTCCGGCACCGAGCGCGCCGACCTCGACGCCTATGACCTCGGGACGCTGGTCGAAGGCTCCGTACGCACCACCGGCCTCGACAGCGTCGTGCGGGTCGCCGCCGACAGGGTGGTCGAGACCGACCGCCGCCGCCTCGACCGCATCCTCGCCAACCTCGTCATCAACGCACACCGGCACGGCCGGCCCCCGGTCGTCGTCACCGTCGACGCCCCGCCCGGCGGCCCGGCGATCATCGAGGTACGCGACCACGGTCCCGGTTACTCCGCCGACCTGCTGCATCACGGTCCGCAGCGCTTCCGCACCGACGCCCCGGGCCGAGGGAAGGGCCACGGCCTGGGTCTGACCATCGCCGTCGGCCAGTCCGCCGTCCTGGGCATCGACCTCCGCTTCACCAACGCGCCCGACGGAGGCGCCCGCACGATCCTCCGACTTCCTGATGTCGCCCCCCGAGCTCCTTGACCTGCTGTCTGACCCCGCTCCCTGACCTGCTCCCGCTGGCCCGACCCGACCCGCCCTGGCCCGAACCGCCCCGTACCGGTGTGGCGAGCGGCCGTCCAACGCCCAGCCGCCCGGCCGCCCAGCCGCCCGGCCGCCCGGCCACCCGGCCGCCCAACGCACAGCCGCCCGGCTGCCCGGCCGTCCAGCGAACCGGGCACTGCCCTCCGGCTACCAGTCGATGTCATCCGGCGGCTCCGGAAACGCCTCCTCGTCATCAGGCTCCGGCCCCAGGTGAGCATCCCCCGGCGCTCTGCTCGGCCGGGCCGCCCCGGCAGCCGCCCCAGCGGTCGTTGCCGTCCCGGCCGCCGCCGTGGGCCCAGCCGCCGCCGTTGCCCCGGCCGCCACTGTTCCCCCGCCCGCCGCTGACGCGCCGGCTCCCTCTCCGCCGCCGCCCTCTCCGCCGGAGGTCTCCCGCCCCGCCAGCACATCCAAGATCTGCGATCCGTACTTCGCGAGCTTGTTCTCGCCGACCCCGTTGACCGCGCCGAGCTCGGCCGTGGTCGCCGGCCGGGCCGTGGCGATCTCCCGCAGCGTCGCATCGTGGAAGATCACATAGGCGGGCACGCCCTGCTCCTTGGCCGTACGCCCCCGCCAGCCGCGCAACGCCTCGAAGACCGGCAGGGCCTCTTCCGGTAGGTCCACCGGAGCCGCACGCTTGCTCTTCGTCTTCGCCTTGGCCGCCCGCGCCGCCTTCTCCGGCTCCCGCCGCATCGGCACCTCGCGCCGGCCGCCCAGCACCTCGGCGCTCGCCTCCGTGAGCACCAGCGTGCCGTAGTCACCTTCGACGGCGAGCAGTCCCTGGGCCAGCAACTGCCGTACGACACCCCGCCATTCGGCGTCCCTGAGGTCGTTCCCCACTCCGAAGACGCTCAGCCCGTCGTGATCGAACTGAATGACCTTGGCGGTCTTCTTCCCCGTCAGGATGTCGATGATCTGGCCCGCGCCGAACTTCTGCCCGCGCTCGCGCTTCAGCCGGACGACCGTGGACAGCAGCTTCTGCGCGGCCACCGTGCCGTCCCAGGTCTCCGGCGGGGTCAGGCAGGTGTCGCAGTTGCCGCAGGCGCTGCTCTCCTGCCCGAAGTAGGCCAGCAGCCGCACCCGCCGGCACTGCACCGTCTCGCACAGCGCCAGCATCGCGTCGAGATGGGCCGACAGCCGCCGCCGGTGCGCCTCGTCGCCCTCCGACCCGTCGATCATCTTCCGCTGCTGCACCACATCCTGCAGCCCGTAGGCCAGCCAGGCCGTCGACGGCTGCCCGTCACGCCCCGCGCGCCCCGTCTCCTGGTAGTAGCCCTCCACCGACTTCGGCAGATCCAGATGCGCCACGAACCGCACATCCGGCTTGTCGATGCCCATGCCGAACGCGATCGTGGCGACCACGGTCAGCCCGTCCTCACGCAGGAAGCGGGACTGGTGGTCGGCGCGCGTCCGCGGGTCGAGCCCCGCGTGATACGGCACCGCCGCAATGCCGTTCTCCACCAGGAACTGTGCGGTCTTCTCGACCGAGGCCCGCGACAGGCAGTAGACGATCCCCGCGTCCCCGGCATGCTCGTTCCGCAGCAGCTCCAGCAGCTGCTTCTTCGGTTCGCTCTTCGCCGCGATCCGGTACTGGATGTTCGGCCGGTCGAAGCTCGCGACGAAGTGCCGGGCGTCGGCCATCCGCAGCCGGGAGGTGATCTCGGTATGCGTCGCCTCGGTCGCGGTGGCGGTCAGCGCGATCCGCGGCACCTCGGGCCAGCGCTCGTGCAGCATCGACAGAGCCAGGTAATCCGGTCGGAAGTCATGGCCCCACTGCGCGACACAGTGCGCCTCGTCGATCGCGAAGAGCGAGACCTTCCCCCGGTCCAGCAGGCTCAGTGTCTGCTCGACCCGCAGCCGCTCGGGTGCCAGATACAGCAGATCCAGCTCCCCGGCCAGGAACTCGGCCTCGACGAGCCGCCGCTCCTCCAGATCCTGTGTCGAATTGAGGAACCCGGCCCGCACCCCGAGCGCCCGCAGGGCATCGACCTGGTCCTGCATCAACGCGATCAGGGGCGAGATGACCACCCCCACACCGCTTCTGACCAGCGAGGGAATCTGATAGCACAGCGACTTGCCGCCACCGGTCGGCATCAGGACGACCGCGTCCCCGCCCCCTATGACGTGCTCGATGATCTCCTGCTGACTGCCGCGGAACGACTCGTACCCGAACACCCGGCGCAGTACCTGCACCGCCTCGCTTGCGTCCGAGGCGCCTTCCACATCCATGTCCACGACCACTTCCACGTCCGCCAGAGCCATTCCTGAAGCCTACGAGTTCCGCGGGGGTCGCCGTCGACCCTGTGGATAACTCTCCTCGCTCCGGACGCCCGGTCGGACCCCGCAGGGCGTGCATGCCCGCCCGCACGCCCTGCGGGGTCGCCGGGGTCAGGGGCACCATGGAGGCACTGCGAGGTGCAGGGGACACAGGCCGCAGCCTGGCGCAGGCGGCGCTCACAGGCGGAGGGAGTGCCTGGGATGAGGACAGCCGGCCCCTTCGGATCCGCGGGCGATCAGCCCGGTGCCGGACCGCCGCAGCGCAGTGGGCTGCTGGACCTGCTCGGCGTCGCGGCGGTGGTGCTGGACTCCGACGGGCACATCGTGCTGTGGAGCCCGCAGGCCGAGGAGCTGTTCGGCTACACCGCGAAGGAGGCCCTGGGCCAGTACGCGGGCCGGCTGCTGGTCCACGAGCAGCATCTGGA includes:
- a CDS encoding D-alanyl-D-alanine carboxypeptidase family protein, translated to MAAWVAGKDDEDGEGAEGGAEDAEAGAEGAEAGDAGDGGADGDAGADGDAEGAVAKSDVKQGEELAAGPGAEPEAAPKKAAPKKAASGKAAPKKAASGKVESDGEGEPSSKAESSSKVEAESAAEVVDQPTAVFKSIGQQKGKSDGKADGKAGAAPEGKGKGKAGVDGKTDSKTDGKADGEGGGERDGDADADAEGTAVDEATRVFAVAKLKGKGAAADAVDQATKSFKITPPARGEDAAKVTPPAKSKAAAEGKDAAKGKAEGKAEGKAKDKAEGEAKTGAKGDAKAGAKDDAKDDAKAARGPERDSERTSQFVALKSADDGTAGKSLGKTAPKTPARTSDKAVEQPSDKAAGKTSDKPVGKVTDKAADKAADKTEAKPEGKAAGALPAAKPADKATDKPAETAAPSKPAGRPGAMPSAATGATAAAAPGALPESERTKQEPLPPLDLLAQLTNTPPPPETPLRTVVRRFKIWTPLAVLLVIIFVVAQAVRPLPDPTLTVGDAASSFTFEGGKLAVPWPAEGQAAIKVVGSGDVGTFGPQKPVPTASVAKIMTAYVVLRDHPLKKDEKGPRIEVDAKAVTEGGSKHESRIMGLRAGQKFSQQDLLKMLMIPSGNNIARLLARWDTKSSDEAAFVKKMNAAAKDLGMKNTTYTDPSGLDSKTVSTAVDQLKLAEAVMKFDAFRPIVAMPNAEIPGLSERLINNNDNLLLAGLSIKGIKTGSSTAAGGTLSWAAYKTVDGKDRLILGAMMDQHFKGLDPDGSNSLTMVKENSKKVIEAVRNALTSATAVKKGQVVGYVDDGLNGSTPVVATKDLKAVGVPGQKLRLSVGDGGKMVPHTAKAGTEVGELTVGNGESMQKVPVALQKDLVEPSFGAKLIRIT
- a CDS encoding glycosyltransferase family 39 protein yields the protein MSAAAARSAWAAQSAVVLLPSGLMLLLGAWGIRRQDAIWRDEAVTYDMAHRSLADLWPTLQHVDVVHGLYYALMHLWFRVYDVALGGAFGEAVGLRLPSVAAMTAAAAGVALLGERLVGRRAGLSAGCTFALIPVVQQYAQEGRSYATVCALVVWASYLLVRAAARPRRKLWLGYTALMLFACLLHEFASLALPAHGAAVILARLPGRTRRAWLLSSGTVLAGLAPLAVFSTRQSAQTSWLMWPDPVQLLTFAVLAVLGLVCARVRVRSRGPIGLRALGIPLLLLPTLLLLLLSHVEPAYVDRYVLYYVVGFALLAGAALARLLRPAGELGQTRGRRLRRMTAVAVVPAVLLPVNVHLRSPDSRVDDVTAIAHAVHEVAEPGDGLLFMPSRRRIWRATLPDDFRGLRDLAQAESPPASHTLYGTERSGEAIRDRMLAVRRIVVAGDPDGQPVDDNDQEIAKRSTLHTAFEVCRTLQVRGARITVYGRAAGDCAGSGAAVADAGRQSVRPSKQSRPSRP
- a CDS encoding ATP-grasp domain-containing protein; the protein is MTASRRRAPAAPVLLTSAQRTSTAVLLNAAAARRGLETVTLTGPDTLRALAGRSVHWYGGPRTADRVAGPLRLGLLDPPDDWPARLPRQLTLRRIELTTHAQASRRTGAFFAKPPSDKSFPPGVVACGARLPPAAPQTPVLVSEVVSFVAEYRLFLLDGALVTATRYAVHGRLDPAPLDDDPYAPDVRAFAARLTALAPLPSAAAVDVGRLDGGGWAVVEANMPYFAHCYAADPAAVLEVVLRAAGPYGRVQDGDRRFLRVAAEPGALGALGALGAREPQGPRDPLRP
- a CDS encoding ADP-ribosylation/crystallin J1; the protein is MIETPRPDGTTPATLTLWRPTGPEELALVEASGWRAWPPRLPDQPIFYPVLNEDYAIRIARDWNVPASGVGHVTRFEIEADFAERYPVRQAGGETILELWVPAEELEEFNRHIVGRIELVRSFRPPQGS
- a CDS encoding ArsR/SmtB family transcription factor, whose product is MTTPAYSSELARLAALLADRTRASFCLALLDGRAWTAGELATYAQVAPSTASEHLTRLTEGGLLVERRQGRHRYVQLAGPRVAELLESLIAQLDPPAERPRGLRAVSTSAALARGRTCYDHLAGRLGVTITDAMTGRGLLDQDGGFALTDAGRQWLTDGLGIEPATLRTGRRPQARGCLDWTERRTHLAGTAGARLCDRLLHRHWVRRIGSGRAVRLTPDGATALRDLLGIDGAAADLM
- a CDS encoding isocitrate lyase/PEP mutase family protein → MSTSPEYATFHFHALHHADQPLLLPNAWDVISAVALAGAGYAAVGTTSLGVAAAHGYPDGRALAEARDATLALALRLNGRLSCPYTVDVEGGFGGDAGQVGDLAAELAEAGAAGLNLEDGLPGGEGLQDPVRQAELLSAVKERAPGLFLNARIDTHWLTDSPPPLSVTLARAERYLAAGADGIFVPGVVADEEVSALVAGIPAPLNILFAPGRHTVSRLADLGVRRISTGSLLFRTALQATLTAADAIRTGRRPTDAAGAGEGGEALGYEALGYEEVQRLVVGEEA